One window of the Diospyros lotus cultivar Yz01 chromosome 12, ASM1463336v1, whole genome shotgun sequence genome contains the following:
- the LOC127814218 gene encoding GATA transcription factor 4-like, with product MDVCGVSAPDCFRIDDLLDFSNDELFPASTATAAAATDSDLCHHHQLSPDNNCTSGSHQYFSSIAPCPDQSTDFTDHLCVPNDDVAELEWLSHFVDDSFTYFPADEFPGIENRTSETSSHGRSRSKRSKAVSKNNGWASSTESDATIIQKTKANAAIARKRESSWSSSGITEDSRSPSETSEAVPRRCTHCSSEKTPQWRTGPLGPKTLCNACGVRYKSGRLVPEYRPAASPTFVLTQHSNSHRKVMELRRQKETLRQQQQQPQEEQHRQMFHHHHNFEVC from the exons atggatgtGTGCGGGGTGTCGGCGCCGGATTGTTTCCGCATCGACGACCTTCTGGACTTCTCCAACGACGAGCTTTTCCCCGCCTCCACCGctaccgccgccgccgccaccgaCTCCGACCTATGCCACCACCACCAGCTATCCCCGGACAACAATTGCACGTCCGGCAGCCACCAATACTTCAGTAGCATTGCCCCTTGTCCCGACCAGTCCACTGATTTCACTGACCACCTCTGCGTCCCA AACGACGATGTAGCCGAGCTCGAGTGGCTGTCGCACTTCGTCGACGACTCGTTCACCTATTTCCCGGCCGATGAGTTCCCCGGCATAGAGAACCGCACCTCCGAAACTTCATCTCACGGCCGGTCACGTAGCAAACGGTCCAAAGCAGTGTCAAAGAACAACGGATGGGCTTCCTCCACGGAATCTGACGCGACGATTATCCAAAAAACAAAGGCGAACGCTGCAATCGCAAGGAAAAGAGAGAGCTCGTGGAGTTCGTCGGGAATTACCGAAGATTCAAGATCACCGTCGGAGACGTCGGAGGCGGTGCCGCGTCGATGCACGCACTGCTCCTCGGAGAAGACGCCGCAGTGGCGGACCGGACCGCTAGGGCCGAAAACGCTCTGCAACGCTTGCGGCGTACGCTACAAGTCTGGACGCCTCGTGCCGGAATACCGGCCGGCGGCGAGCCCGACCTTCGTGCTGACGCAGCACTCGAACTCTCACCGGAAAGTGATGGAGCTGCGGCGACAGAAGGAGACTCTCCGGCAACAGCAACAGCAGCCGCAGGAGGAGCAGCACCGACAGATGTTCCATCACCACCACAACTTCGAGGTGTGCTGA